A part of Caretta caretta isolate rCarCar2 chromosome 1, rCarCar1.hap1, whole genome shotgun sequence genomic DNA contains:
- the DYRK2 gene encoding dual specificity tyrosine-phosphorylation-regulated kinase 2 isoform X1 produces MLARKASASAAAGAAYPAGRGGDSGRQLQSSPGIGAGGSRTGAGTGPPSPIALPPLRSSNTAHTVGGNKHTMNEHLHVGSHGQIQVQQLFEDNSNKRTVLTTQPNGLAAVSKSGLSVVPDRQIDSAHRRQGSSSSLKSTDGTGKVKASFMIPEQAMKQYMQKLTTFEHHEIFSYPEIYFLGPNAKKRPGVIQGPNNSGYDDDQGSYVQVPHDHIAYRYEVLKVIGKGSFGQVVKAYDHKTHQHVALKMVRNEKRFHRQAAEEIRILEHLRKQDKDNNMNVIHMLENFIFRSHICMTFELLSMNLYELIKKNKFQGFSLPLVRKFAHSILQCLDALHKNRIIHCDLKPENILLKQQGRSGIKVIDFGSSCYEHQRVYTYIQSRFYRAPEVILGARYGMPIDMWSLGCILAELLTGYPLLPGEDEGDQLACMIELLGMPSQKLLDSSKRAKNFVSSKGYPRYCTITTLSDGSIILNGGRSRRGKLRGPPESREWGNALKGCDDPLFLDFLKQCLEWDPAIRMTPSQALRHPWLRRRLPKPPTGEKASAKRITESTGAITSISKLPPTSSSASKLRTNLAQMTDANGNIQQRTVLPKLVS; encoded by the exons ATGTTAGCCCGGAAAGCCTCGGCGAGCGCGGCTGCGGGAGCTGCCTACCCGGCGG gcaggggaggggacagtGGCCGCCAGCTGCAGTCTTCCCCGGGCATCGGAGCCGGGGGATCCCGGACGGGAGCTGGGACCGGCCCGCCATCACCCATCGCCTTGCCGCCGCTTAGGTCCAGCAACACCGCCCACACG gtTGGAGGCAATAAGCACACAATGAATGAGCACCTGCACGTTGGTAGCCACGGACAGATTCAGGTTCAACAGCTGTTTGAAGATAATAGCAACAAGAGGACAGTTCTAACAACACAACCAAATGGGCTTGCAGCAGTAAGCAAATCTGGATTGTCAGTGGTGCCGGACAGACAGATAGACAGTGCTCATAGACGACAGGGGAGCTCCAGTTCTTTAAAATCGACAGATGGGACAGGGAAGGTGAAAGCCTCCTTTATGATACCAGAGCAAGCAATGAAGCAATACATGCAAAAACTAACAACCTTTGAGCATCATGAAATTTTCAGTTACCCTGAAATATACTTTTTGGGTCCAAATGCAAAGAAGCGGCCAGGTGTGATTCAAGGTCCAAACAATAGTGGTTATGATGATGACCAGGGGTCTTACGTGCAAGTACCCCATGATCATATTGCATACAGGTATGAGGTCCTGAAAGTAATAGGGAAAGGAAGTTTTGGGCAAGTTGTGAAGGCTTATGATCACAAGACCCATCAACATGTGGCGTTAAAAATGGTGAGAAATGAAAAACGTTTCCACCGCCAAGCTGCAGAAGAAATTAGAATTCTGGAGCATCTAAGGAAACAGGATAAGGATAACAACATGAATGTTATTCACATGCTGGAAAACTTTATATTCCGCAGCCATATCTGCATGACATTTGAGTTGCTGAGCATGAACCTTTACGAGctaataaagaaaaacaaatttcagggcttcagcctgccATTAGTCCGCAAGTTTGCCCACTCAATTTTACAGTGCTTAGATGCTTTGCACAAGAATAGAATCATTCACTGTGACCTTAAACCAGAGAACATTCTGTTGAAGCAACAGGGTAGAAGTGGTATTAAAGTTATTGATTTTGGCTCTAGTTGTTATGAGCATCAACGTGTCTATACTTACATTCAGTCACGTTTCTACCGTGCTCCGGAAGTGATCCTGGGTGCTCGTTATGGGATGCCTATCGATATGTGGAGCTTGGGCTGCATTCTAGCAGAGCTTTTAACCGGTTACCCGCTCTTACCTGGAGAAGATGAAGGGGACCAACTGGCTTGTATGATAGAGCTACTGGGCATGCCGTCCCAAAAACTACTGGATTCATCCAAACGAGCCAAAAATTTTGTGAGCTCTAAAGGTTATCCCCGTTATTGTACCATTACCACATTGTCTGATGGTTCTATAATACTCAATGGTGGCCGCTCCCGAAGGGGAAAATTGCGTGGCCCACCGGAGAGCCGAGAGTGGGGGAACGCATTAAAGGGATGTGATGATCCCCTCTTCCTTGACTTCTTAAAACAGTGTTTAGAATGGGATCCTGCTATACGCATGACACCCAGTCAGGCTTTACGGCATCCCTGGCTTAGGAGACGTTTGCCAAAGCCTCCAACTGGAGAGAAGGCATCGGCAAAACGAATAACAGAAAGCACTGGTGCTATAACGTCAATTTCCAAGTTACCTCCAACATCAAGCTCGGCTTCAAAACTTAGGACTAATTTGGCACAGATGACAGATGCCAATGGGAATATTCAGCAGAGAACAGTGTTGCCAAAACTCGTTAGCTGA
- the DYRK2 gene encoding dual specificity tyrosine-phosphorylation-regulated kinase 2 isoform X2 has product MNEHLHVGSHGQIQVQQLFEDNSNKRTVLTTQPNGLAAVSKSGLSVVPDRQIDSAHRRQGSSSSLKSTDGTGKVKASFMIPEQAMKQYMQKLTTFEHHEIFSYPEIYFLGPNAKKRPGVIQGPNNSGYDDDQGSYVQVPHDHIAYRYEVLKVIGKGSFGQVVKAYDHKTHQHVALKMVRNEKRFHRQAAEEIRILEHLRKQDKDNNMNVIHMLENFIFRSHICMTFELLSMNLYELIKKNKFQGFSLPLVRKFAHSILQCLDALHKNRIIHCDLKPENILLKQQGRSGIKVIDFGSSCYEHQRVYTYIQSRFYRAPEVILGARYGMPIDMWSLGCILAELLTGYPLLPGEDEGDQLACMIELLGMPSQKLLDSSKRAKNFVSSKGYPRYCTITTLSDGSIILNGGRSRRGKLRGPPESREWGNALKGCDDPLFLDFLKQCLEWDPAIRMTPSQALRHPWLRRRLPKPPTGEKASAKRITESTGAITSISKLPPTSSSASKLRTNLAQMTDANGNIQQRTVLPKLVS; this is encoded by the coding sequence ATGAATGAGCACCTGCACGTTGGTAGCCACGGACAGATTCAGGTTCAACAGCTGTTTGAAGATAATAGCAACAAGAGGACAGTTCTAACAACACAACCAAATGGGCTTGCAGCAGTAAGCAAATCTGGATTGTCAGTGGTGCCGGACAGACAGATAGACAGTGCTCATAGACGACAGGGGAGCTCCAGTTCTTTAAAATCGACAGATGGGACAGGGAAGGTGAAAGCCTCCTTTATGATACCAGAGCAAGCAATGAAGCAATACATGCAAAAACTAACAACCTTTGAGCATCATGAAATTTTCAGTTACCCTGAAATATACTTTTTGGGTCCAAATGCAAAGAAGCGGCCAGGTGTGATTCAAGGTCCAAACAATAGTGGTTATGATGATGACCAGGGGTCTTACGTGCAAGTACCCCATGATCATATTGCATACAGGTATGAGGTCCTGAAAGTAATAGGGAAAGGAAGTTTTGGGCAAGTTGTGAAGGCTTATGATCACAAGACCCATCAACATGTGGCGTTAAAAATGGTGAGAAATGAAAAACGTTTCCACCGCCAAGCTGCAGAAGAAATTAGAATTCTGGAGCATCTAAGGAAACAGGATAAGGATAACAACATGAATGTTATTCACATGCTGGAAAACTTTATATTCCGCAGCCATATCTGCATGACATTTGAGTTGCTGAGCATGAACCTTTACGAGctaataaagaaaaacaaatttcagggcttcagcctgccATTAGTCCGCAAGTTTGCCCACTCAATTTTACAGTGCTTAGATGCTTTGCACAAGAATAGAATCATTCACTGTGACCTTAAACCAGAGAACATTCTGTTGAAGCAACAGGGTAGAAGTGGTATTAAAGTTATTGATTTTGGCTCTAGTTGTTATGAGCATCAACGTGTCTATACTTACATTCAGTCACGTTTCTACCGTGCTCCGGAAGTGATCCTGGGTGCTCGTTATGGGATGCCTATCGATATGTGGAGCTTGGGCTGCATTCTAGCAGAGCTTTTAACCGGTTACCCGCTCTTACCTGGAGAAGATGAAGGGGACCAACTGGCTTGTATGATAGAGCTACTGGGCATGCCGTCCCAAAAACTACTGGATTCATCCAAACGAGCCAAAAATTTTGTGAGCTCTAAAGGTTATCCCCGTTATTGTACCATTACCACATTGTCTGATGGTTCTATAATACTCAATGGTGGCCGCTCCCGAAGGGGAAAATTGCGTGGCCCACCGGAGAGCCGAGAGTGGGGGAACGCATTAAAGGGATGTGATGATCCCCTCTTCCTTGACTTCTTAAAACAGTGTTTAGAATGGGATCCTGCTATACGCATGACACCCAGTCAGGCTTTACGGCATCCCTGGCTTAGGAGACGTTTGCCAAAGCCTCCAACTGGAGAGAAGGCATCGGCAAAACGAATAACAGAAAGCACTGGTGCTATAACGTCAATTTCCAAGTTACCTCCAACATCAAGCTCGGCTTCAAAACTTAGGACTAATTTGGCACAGATGACAGATGCCAATGGGAATATTCAGCAGAGAACAGTGTTGCCAAAACTCGTTAGCTGA